A genomic window from Desulfuribacillus stibiiarsenatis includes:
- the hemW gene encoding radical SAM family heme chaperone HemW, which translates to MKINDASLYIHIPYCVQKCQYCDFASYVGKNNTINTYIHAIENEIAEFMQVIDTVSLRTIFIGGGTPTILSAQQLERLFSSIHKHFHLHPLIEFTVEANPGTITDEKLEVMKRYAVNRISMGVQSMQQQELNLLGRIHTVEDVCDTVERLHSYQLDNWNIDLMYGIPGQTLESWKSTLEQAIDLAPQHISTYSLKIEEDTPFYHKYHQGKLPLPDEDEVVAMYQHAIDMLPQYKFMHYEISNFAKGNNQSQHNLQYWRNHNYIGLGVSAASYISNIRYTNPATIDQYIEKYQNKPDSNTWIQLLKNKIDTQSCSKSCQMEDFVMLGLRTMDGISVSDFWERYLVKFDNIFGSAVHKLITENLIERTKSGYKLTNRGILFANDVIEAFFE; encoded by the coding sequence ATGAAAATCAATGACGCATCTTTATATATTCATATCCCTTATTGTGTTCAGAAGTGTCAATATTGTGATTTTGCCTCCTACGTAGGAAAAAACAATACGATTAATACTTATATTCATGCTATAGAGAATGAAATAGCTGAGTTCATGCAAGTGATTGACACCGTTTCACTTCGAACGATTTTTATCGGCGGTGGGACACCGACAATATTAAGTGCGCAGCAGTTGGAGCGGTTATTTTCATCAATTCATAAACATTTTCATTTGCACCCGCTCATTGAGTTCACCGTAGAAGCAAATCCTGGTACGATTACCGATGAAAAATTAGAAGTCATGAAACGCTATGCAGTAAACCGAATCAGTATGGGTGTTCAATCCATGCAACAACAGGAATTAAACCTTCTAGGGCGCATACATACTGTTGAGGATGTGTGCGATACAGTGGAACGATTACATTCGTATCAATTGGATAATTGGAATATCGATTTAATGTATGGGATTCCAGGTCAAACGTTAGAAAGCTGGAAAAGCACTTTAGAACAGGCGATAGACTTAGCGCCACAGCACATTTCAACCTATAGCTTAAAAATCGAAGAAGATACGCCATTCTACCATAAATATCATCAAGGGAAGTTACCCTTGCCAGACGAAGACGAAGTAGTTGCTATGTATCAACATGCGATAGATATGCTTCCACAATATAAATTTATGCATTATGAAATCAGCAATTTTGCTAAAGGGAACAATCAATCGCAACACAATTTACAGTATTGGAGAAACCACAATTATATTGGTCTTGGAGTCAGTGCGGCTAGTTATATTTCGAACATTCGATACACGAACCCTGCAACGATAGATCAATATATTGAAAAGTATCAAAATAAGCCTGATTCTAATACATGGATTCAATTATTAAAAAATAAAATAGATACTCAATCCTGTAGTAAAAGTTGTCAAATGGAAGACTTCGTAATGCTGGGATTACGTACTATGGATGGTATTAGCGTATCTGATTTCTGGGAACGATATTTAGTGAAATTTGATAATATTTTTGGGAGTGCGGTGCACAAGCTTATAACAGAAAATCTAATAGAACGCACAAAGTCAGGATATAAACTTACAAATAGAGGGATTTTATTTGCAAATGATGTAATTGAAGCTTTCTTTGAGTAA
- a CDS encoding Fe(3+) ABC transporter substrate-binding protein — protein sequence MKKSLKVMALTMLTASLLVTGCGKTTTTQTPPVEESKSAGVVNLYTSRHYESDRQLYDAFTEQTGIVVNVVEGKGDELLERLKTEADQTEADLFLTADAGNMHVASEAGLFQPVNNDVIFANIPDKYRADNNEWFGIAKRARVIVYAKDRVNPADLSTYEALTEPQWKGKVVARTSTNMYNMSLLASFIEVKGEQASLDWAKGLVANFARDPKGNDRDQAKAIVAGEADVTIMNTYYIGAMLNSKDTEEVKVAESVGIFFPNQDTTGTHVNISGIGVTKHAKNVENATKFIEFLSSEQAQQQFASTNHEYPVNPKVEPSDYIKSWGTFKEQNIDLSALGKNQQQAIKLFDQAGWK from the coding sequence ATGAAGAAATCACTAAAAGTTATGGCATTAACGATGCTAACGGCATCACTACTTGTTACAGGATGTGGCAAAACGACAACAACACAAACACCGCCTGTAGAGGAATCTAAGAGTGCTGGAGTAGTAAATCTGTACACAAGTAGACACTACGAATCAGACCGTCAACTATATGATGCATTTACTGAACAAACAGGTATAGTAGTAAATGTTGTGGAAGGTAAAGGAGACGAGTTACTTGAGCGTCTGAAAACGGAAGCGGATCAAACAGAAGCAGATTTATTCTTAACGGCGGATGCTGGTAATATGCATGTTGCAAGTGAAGCTGGTCTATTTCAACCAGTGAATAATGATGTAATTTTTGCAAACATTCCTGATAAATACCGTGCAGATAACAACGAATGGTTTGGTATAGCGAAGAGAGCACGTGTTATTGTATATGCTAAAGACCGTGTAAATCCAGCGGATTTATCCACATACGAAGCTTTAACAGAACCACAATGGAAGGGTAAAGTAGTTGCACGTACATCAACTAACATGTATAACATGTCTCTATTAGCTTCATTTATTGAAGTCAAAGGAGAGCAAGCATCGTTAGATTGGGCTAAAGGGTTAGTGGCGAATTTCGCTAGAGATCCTAAAGGTAATGACCGCGATCAAGCGAAGGCAATCGTTGCTGGAGAAGCAGATGTAACAATCATGAATACGTACTATATTGGTGCAATGTTGAACTCTAAGGATACAGAAGAAGTAAAAGTAGCCGAATCAGTGGGCATTTTCTTCCCGAACCAAGATACGACTGGTACGCATGTGAATATTAGTGGTATCGGAGTAACTAAACACGCTAAAAATGTAGAAAATGCAACTAAATTCATTGAGTTCTTATCAAGTGAGCAAGCTCAACAGCAATTTGCAAGTACTAACCACGAATATCCAGTAAACCCGAAAGTAGAGCCTAGTGATTATATTAAATCATGGGGTACTTTTAAAGAGCAAAATATAGATTTATCTGCACTTGGTAAAAACCAACAACAAGCAATTAAATTATTTGACCAAGCAGGTTGGAAATAG
- a CDS encoding ABC transporter permease has product MIALRKLNLWKRLRHHLNIWAVLSLISIIIIIVPSLLIAIEFFAEPNHNWTHIKEYLLQEYIYNSIVLLLFTALATIVIGVSLAWLVTMYKFPLRNILKWGLILPLAIPPYIGAYTYHGIFNYTGIVQVNLRNTFEITVNQSYFNIMTIPGAIFIFTIFLYPYVYTITRSFYQFQSSSLIENARLLGSNSIETFFRIGLPISRVAIVGSVTLVVLEVLNDYGVASYFGIQTFSTAIFRTWYGMQDIDSALKLAGALMLIVILILILEKFLRGRKRYSFSSTKVRPIQPQQLKGWKAFLVFFYCFGVFVIACIIPILQLLQWAYITYEKIYSNEFINLIYQSILVASIASSIIVLGSLVIANYTRLYRGALTKIISRVTTLGYSIPGAAIAIAVITVFLAIDRYLTSISDILSVDPIFVFRTSLVMLIVAYIIRFLAIGYNSIESGFEKVGNTFTEASRMLGYSTVKTFFKIDIPLVRGAIFSGFILVFVDILKELPLTLFLQPFNFATLATQAFKYANDEMVHEAALASLLIIFISGISIYFFHRILDKEPR; this is encoded by the coding sequence ATGATAGCATTGCGAAAGTTAAATCTATGGAAACGATTACGCCATCATCTTAATATCTGGGCTGTTTTAAGTCTAATAAGTATCATTATCATCATAGTACCCAGTCTATTGATTGCGATAGAATTCTTCGCGGAGCCAAATCATAATTGGACCCATATAAAAGAATACCTATTACAGGAGTATATCTATAATTCGATAGTTTTACTTTTGTTTACAGCATTGGCTACAATAGTCATTGGTGTCAGTTTGGCATGGTTGGTTACGATGTATAAATTTCCACTTCGGAACATATTGAAATGGGGACTCATTTTACCTTTGGCAATTCCGCCGTATATAGGCGCTTACACATATCATGGAATCTTCAATTATACTGGTATAGTTCAAGTAAATCTACGTAATACCTTTGAAATAACAGTGAATCAAAGCTACTTTAATATAATGACTATTCCTGGAGCAATCTTTATTTTTACGATTTTCTTATATCCTTATGTATATACCATTACAAGAAGTTTCTATCAATTCCAATCATCTTCATTGATAGAGAACGCCAGACTGCTAGGGAGCAATTCTATAGAGACTTTCTTTAGAATTGGATTGCCGATTTCACGGGTTGCAATTGTTGGCAGTGTAACACTTGTAGTCCTAGAAGTATTAAACGACTACGGTGTAGCAAGCTATTTTGGAATCCAAACGTTTAGTACTGCAATTTTTAGGACTTGGTACGGAATGCAAGACATCGATTCAGCATTGAAACTTGCGGGAGCATTAATGTTGATTGTTATATTGATATTGATTTTGGAGAAATTTTTGCGAGGAAGAAAAAGATATAGCTTTTCATCTACTAAAGTAAGACCAATTCAACCACAGCAATTAAAGGGTTGGAAGGCATTTTTAGTATTTTTCTATTGCTTTGGGGTTTTCGTAATCGCCTGTATAATACCAATCCTACAGCTATTACAATGGGCTTATATTACCTACGAGAAGATATACAGTAATGAGTTCATTAACCTAATCTATCAATCTATTTTAGTTGCTTCCATAGCATCTTCTATCATAGTACTTGGTTCATTGGTTATCGCGAATTATACGAGGTTATATCGAGGGGCGTTAACCAAGATAATATCAAGGGTTACTACGCTTGGATACTCAATACCTGGTGCAGCTATTGCAATTGCTGTGATTACGGTTTTTTTAGCAATTGACCGATATCTGACATCAATCTCAGATATATTGAGTGTGGATCCGATATTTGTATTCCGTACGAGTTTAGTGATGCTAATAGTAGCTTATATTATTCGATTTTTAGCGATTGGATATAACTCCATAGAATCAGGCTTTGAAAAGGTTGGGAATACGTTTACAGAGGCTTCTAGGATGCTTGGATATTCGACGGTAAAAACGTTCTTTAAGATAGATATACCGCTTGTACGTGGAGCAATCTTTAGTGGTTTCATTTTAGTTTTTGTAGACATATTAAAGGAATTACCATTAACATTGTTTTTACAGCCATTTAATTTTGCAACTTTGGCTACCCAAGCATTCAAATATGCCAATGATGAGATGGTTCACGAAGCTGCGTTGGCATCCCTATTAATTATCTTCATCAGCGGAATTAGCATCTACTTCTTCCATAGAATACTAGATAAGGAGCCAAGATAA
- a CDS encoding ABC transporter ATP-binding protein: protein MYVQIKQATFQYDNAKEMTIKDFSLEIAKGEIISILGDSGSGKSTMLRIMAGLEVPTGGTMLVNGKIMFNDHHFVAPENRGIGMVFQDYALFPHMTVGKNIQYGLRKISKEQKQQRLNEMLALVNLTDFRDRYPYELSGGQQQRVALARALAPSPSLLIFDEPFSNLDAKIQVQIRDDLRKILKQTGITSIFVTHDQKDAKALADRIVFLNNGIVERIITPDKI, encoded by the coding sequence ATGTATGTGCAAATAAAACAGGCAACTTTTCAATATGATAATGCAAAAGAAATGACAATTAAAGATTTTTCTCTAGAGATTGCCAAAGGCGAGATTATCTCTATTTTAGGTGATAGTGGCAGTGGAAAAAGCACAATGCTGAGAATTATGGCGGGCTTAGAAGTTCCTACTGGAGGCACAATGCTTGTCAATGGCAAAATTATGTTTAATGATCACCACTTCGTAGCTCCTGAAAACCGCGGGATTGGAATGGTATTTCAGGATTACGCATTGTTCCCTCATATGACGGTAGGTAAGAATATCCAATATGGATTAAGGAAGATAAGTAAAGAGCAAAAGCAACAAAGACTAAATGAAATGCTAGCGCTGGTTAATTTAACAGACTTTAGAGATCGCTATCCCTATGAATTAAGTGGTGGACAGCAACAACGAGTAGCATTAGCCAGGGCATTAGCACCATCTCCATCTTTGTTAATTTTTGATGAGCCTTTTAGTAACCTTGATGCAAAAATACAAGTTCAAATTCGTGATGATTTAAGAAAAATATTAAAGCAAACAGGTATTACATCTATTTTTGTGACTCATGATCAAAAAGATGCGAAGGCTCTTGCTGATCGAATTGTCTTCTTGAATAACGGTATTGTAGAAAGGATTATAACACCCGACAAAATATAG
- the hrcA gene encoding heat-inducible transcriptional repressor HrcA has product MLTDRQKLILKTIIDDYVRSAEPVGSRIIAKKDKINYSSATIRNEMSDLEELGYLEQPHTSAGRVPSQKGYRFYVDYLIEPTTMNHVEIENVRDILFKRKAEAEEVIRNTANILADLTNYTSIVLGPEVFKAKLRSIQLIPISQASCVAIVVTDTGHVENKVVAIPPDLPIYELEKLTKILNAKLQGVPLYKLSQSIYNEVLVELRKNMEQFEHAMEFVEGIVTQTTHQKDNRDFFLRGTTHILNQPEFKDIDTVRKFFNLFEQNGVIVDLFSNQTSSIEVKIGQENQVEDAKNCTIITANYVINGKPIGSIGVIGPTRLDYPKLITLIDYVAKDLSQALNQLNKE; this is encoded by the coding sequence ATGCTGACAGATCGACAGAAGCTTATATTGAAAACTATCATCGATGATTATGTCCGTTCTGCAGAGCCAGTAGGTTCTCGAATCATAGCAAAAAAGGACAAAATCAATTACAGTTCAGCTACTATTCGTAATGAGATGTCCGACTTAGAAGAACTTGGATATCTTGAACAACCACATACTTCCGCGGGCAGAGTGCCATCACAAAAAGGTTATCGTTTTTATGTAGATTATCTGATTGAGCCTACTACGATGAATCACGTGGAAATTGAGAATGTTCGGGACATACTGTTCAAAAGAAAAGCAGAAGCCGAGGAAGTCATCCGTAACACAGCGAACATTTTAGCCGATCTGACGAACTATACATCCATAGTTTTAGGACCTGAAGTGTTTAAGGCGAAGTTAAGGAGTATACAGCTTATACCTATTAGTCAAGCCTCTTGTGTTGCAATTGTTGTCACGGATACTGGTCATGTCGAGAATAAAGTTGTTGCGATACCACCTGATTTACCAATTTACGAACTAGAAAAATTGACGAAAATCTTAAATGCTAAGCTTCAAGGGGTTCCTCTATATAAGCTTTCCCAATCAATTTATAACGAAGTGTTAGTAGAGTTAAGAAAAAACATGGAACAATTCGAACACGCGATGGAGTTTGTAGAAGGAATTGTTACACAAACCACTCATCAAAAAGATAATCGAGATTTCTTTTTGAGAGGAACCACCCACATTTTAAACCAGCCTGAATTTAAAGATATTGACACTGTAAGGAAATTCTTTAATTTATTTGAACAAAATGGGGTTATTGTTGATTTATTCTCCAATCAAACGAGTTCTATTGAAGTGAAAATTGGTCAGGAGAACCAAGTAGAAGACGCTAAAAATTGCACCATTATTACAGCGAACTATGTGATAAACGGAAAGCCAATTGGATCCATCGGCGTCATAGGTCCTACTAGATTAGATTATCCGAAGCTTATTACCCTCATTGATTATGTGGCAAAGGATTTATCCCAAGCTCTGAATCAATTGAATAAAGAATAA
- the grpE gene encoding nucleotide exchange factor GrpE has product MKQKNNESTKSEEVVEVSNLEETCVQEECESCVDGTQDLDENQKNILQLEEKLQQQEDRYLRLQADFDNFRRRTQKDQLQVITRANKELILSILPIIDNLERAISSSESLDSPFTKGVDMVYKQLLEELKKQGVKVIEAVDKEFDPHFHQAVAQEPSDKPSNIVLEEYQKGYMLHEDVLRPTMVKVSQ; this is encoded by the coding sequence ATGAAACAAAAAAACAATGAAAGTACCAAATCAGAAGAAGTAGTAGAAGTAAGCAATCTAGAAGAAACTTGCGTTCAAGAAGAATGTGAATCATGTGTAGATGGCACACAAGATTTAGATGAAAATCAAAAGAATATTTTACAATTAGAAGAGAAGTTACAGCAGCAAGAAGATCGTTATCTACGTCTTCAAGCAGATTTTGATAACTTCCGCAGAAGAACGCAAAAGGATCAATTACAAGTGATTACACGGGCAAATAAAGAGTTAATACTCTCAATTCTGCCAATCATAGATAATCTGGAACGTGCTATTAGCTCAAGTGAAAGCTTAGATAGCCCGTTTACTAAAGGGGTGGATATGGTTTACAAGCAGTTGCTTGAAGAATTGAAAAAACAAGGCGTCAAGGTTATAGAGGCAGTAGATAAAGAATTTGATCCGCATTTCCATCAGGCAGTAGCTCAAGAGCCTTCGGATAAACCTTCTAACATTGTTTTAGAAGAATATCAGAAAGGTTACATGCTTCATGAGGATGTTCTAAGACCTACAATGGTGAAAGTAAGTCAGTAA
- the dnaK gene encoding molecular chaperone DnaK: MSKVIGIDLGTTNSCVAVMEGGEAVVIANAEGNRTTPSVVAFGKDGERIVGETAKRQAITNPNTIQSIKRYMGTDHKETIDGTDYNPQQISAMILQKLKADAEAYIGSKVDKAVITVPAYFNDAQRQATKDAGKIAGLEVLRIINEPTAAALAYGLEKNDDQVILVYDLGGGTFDVSILELGDGVFEVKATSGNNKLGGDDFDQKIIDHLVSEFKKESGIDLSKDKMALQRLKDAAEKAKKELSGVASTQISLPFITADATGPKHLELNLTRAKFNEITADLVEKTLEPTRNALRDSGLSASQIDKVILVGGSTRIPAVQEAIKNLIGKEPHKGVNPDEVVALGAAIQAGVLTGDVKDVVLLDVTPLSLGIETLGGVFTKLIERNTTIPTTKSQVFSTAADNQTSVDIHVLQGEREMAAYNKTLGRFQLTDLPPAPRGIPQIEVSFDIDANGIVNVSAKDLGTGKIQKITITSSGGLTDEEIEKMVKEAEANAEDDKKRRQEIDLRNEADSMVYTTEKTLKELGDKVEQESIDKANAAKDELKKALEGNDFEVIKKAKEDLEKIVQELSMKLYEQAAKAAQEQQGGDQASQASQDDNVVDADYEEIKDDENKK; the protein is encoded by the coding sequence ATGAGTAAAGTAATTGGAATAGATTTAGGAACAACGAATTCATGTGTTGCTGTAATGGAAGGTGGAGAAGCAGTAGTTATTGCGAATGCAGAGGGGAATAGAACAACTCCTTCGGTAGTTGCATTTGGAAAAGATGGAGAACGCATTGTTGGGGAAACAGCAAAGCGTCAAGCAATTACAAACCCGAATACGATTCAATCGATTAAAAGATACATGGGTACTGACCATAAAGAAACAATTGATGGAACTGATTACAATCCACAACAGATTTCTGCGATGATTCTTCAAAAGTTAAAGGCGGATGCAGAGGCTTACATAGGAAGTAAAGTAGATAAAGCCGTTATTACTGTACCTGCGTACTTTAATGATGCTCAGAGACAAGCAACAAAAGATGCAGGTAAAATTGCTGGTCTAGAGGTTCTTCGTATTATTAACGAACCAACTGCTGCAGCGTTAGCATATGGATTAGAAAAAAATGATGATCAAGTAATACTAGTCTATGACCTAGGTGGAGGAACTTTCGACGTATCTATCTTAGAGCTTGGTGACGGAGTATTTGAAGTAAAAGCTACCAGCGGAAATAATAAGCTTGGTGGTGACGATTTTGACCAGAAAATCATTGATCATCTTGTCAGTGAGTTCAAGAAAGAAAGTGGAATTGACTTAAGCAAGGATAAAATGGCATTACAAAGACTAAAAGATGCTGCTGAGAAAGCAAAGAAGGAACTTTCAGGTGTTGCTTCTACACAGATTTCTTTGCCATTCATTACAGCGGATGCAACGGGCCCTAAGCACTTAGAGTTGAATTTAACGAGAGCTAAGTTTAATGAGATTACAGCAGATTTAGTAGAAAAGACATTAGAGCCTACAAGAAACGCATTAAGAGATTCAGGTCTTTCTGCTAGCCAAATAGACAAAGTAATCTTAGTTGGGGGTTCTACAAGAATTCCAGCAGTACAAGAAGCGATTAAGAATCTCATTGGTAAGGAACCACACAAAGGTGTAAACCCAGATGAGGTAGTTGCACTTGGTGCTGCTATTCAAGCGGGAGTATTAACAGGGGATGTTAAGGACGTTGTATTACTAGACGTTACACCTCTATCTTTAGGTATTGAGACTCTTGGTGGTGTATTCACAAAGCTTATTGAGAGAAATACGACTATCCCAACAACAAAATCACAAGTATTCTCTACTGCTGCTGATAATCAAACTTCTGTAGATATTCACGTTCTACAAGGGGAAAGAGAAATGGCTGCATACAATAAGACGTTAGGTAGATTCCAATTAACAGATTTACCACCTGCTCCACGTGGAATTCCACAAATCGAAGTATCATTTGATATCGATGCGAATGGTATTGTAAACGTTTCTGCGAAAGACTTAGGAACTGGTAAGATACAGAAAATTACAATCACTTCAAGTGGTGGCTTAACTGACGAAGAAATTGAAAAAATGGTAAAAGAAGCAGAGGCGAACGCAGAAGATGATAAGAAGCGCCGTCAAGAAATCGATTTAAGAAATGAAGCTGATTCAATGGTTTATACGACTGAAAAGACATTGAAAGAGCTTGGAGATAAAGTAGAACAAGAGTCTATTGATAAAGCAAATGCAGCGAAGGATGAATTGAAGAAGGCATTAGAAGGTAATGACTTTGAAGTCATCAAGAAAGCGAAAGAAGATTTAGAGAAGATAGTTCAGGAACTTTCCATGAAGTTGTATGAACAGGCTGCAAAGGCGGCTCAAGAACAACAAGGTGGAGATCAAGCAAGCCAAGCATCTCAAGATGATAATGTCGTAGATGCAGATTACGAAGAAATAAAAGATGACGAAAACAAGAAGTAA